A window from Mycobacterium saskatchewanense encodes these proteins:
- a CDS encoding peptide deformylase, with protein MAVVPIRIVGDPVLHTPTTPVPVGADGSLPAGLAELIETMYDTMDAAHGVGLAANQIGHGVRVFVYDCADDRGMANRRRGVVINPVLETSEIPETMPDPGVDEEGCLSVPGESFPTGRAQWARVTGLDAEGKPVDIEGTGLFARMLQHETGHLDGFLYLDRLIGRYARSAKRAVKGHGWGVPGLSWLPGEDPDPFGH; from the coding sequence ATGGCAGTCGTACCCATCCGCATCGTGGGCGATCCGGTGTTGCACACCCCGACGACGCCGGTGCCGGTCGGCGCCGACGGATCGCTGCCGGCAGGCCTGGCCGAGCTGATCGAAACCATGTACGACACCATGGATGCCGCGCACGGCGTCGGGTTGGCCGCCAACCAGATCGGCCACGGGGTGCGGGTGTTCGTCTACGACTGCGCCGACGACCGCGGGATGGCCAACCGCCGCCGCGGTGTCGTCATCAACCCGGTCCTCGAGACCTCCGAGATCCCCGAGACCATGCCCGACCCGGGCGTCGACGAGGAGGGCTGCCTGTCGGTTCCGGGCGAGTCGTTCCCCACCGGGCGGGCGCAGTGGGCGCGGGTCACCGGGCTCGACGCCGAGGGCAAGCCGGTCGACATCGAGGGGACCGGCCTGTTCGCGCGGATGCTGCAGCACGAGACCGGGCACCTGGACGGCTTCCTCTACCTCGACCGCCTCATCGGCCGGTACGCGCGCAGCGCGAAACGTGCGGTCAAAGGGCACGGCTGGGGCGTTCCCGGCCTGTCCTGGTTGCCGGGCGAGGACCCGGACCCGTTCGGGCACTGA
- a CDS encoding LytR C-terminal domain-containing protein, translating to MKERVPDSTGLPLRAMVMVLLFLGVIFLLLGWQALSSSGKSDDDSSSASSVSPSSSQTSTSAKPAAANQAEVRVYNISSKEGVAARTKDQLTSAGFKVTDVGNLSLSDVSTTTVYFTDAEGEHATADAVGQLLQAPVQPRIPALNNQPPGVIVLVAG from the coding sequence ATGAAAGAGCGAGTTCCCGACTCCACGGGTCTTCCGCTGCGGGCGATGGTGATGGTGCTGCTGTTTTTGGGCGTCATCTTCCTGCTGCTCGGGTGGCAGGCCCTGAGCTCGTCGGGGAAGTCTGACGACGATTCGTCGTCCGCGTCCAGCGTCAGCCCCAGCTCGTCGCAAACGTCGACCAGCGCCAAGCCGGCGGCCGCCAACCAGGCCGAGGTGCGCGTCTACAACATCTCCTCGAAGGAGGGGGTGGCCGCGCGCACCAAGGACCAGCTCACGTCGGCGGGCTTCAAGGTCACCGACGTCGGGAACCTGTCGCTGTCCGACGTCTCGACCACCACGGTGTACTTCACCGACGCCGAGGGTGAACACGCCACCGCCGACGCCGTCGGCCAGCTGCTGCAGGCGCCCGTCCAGCCGCGCATCCCGGCACTGAACAACCAGCCGCCCGGCGTCATCGTCCTGGTTGCCGGCTGA
- a CDS encoding GNAT family N-acetyltransferase, cg3035/Rv0428c family, which translates to MIAWPPLGTRVAVRYRRPAGSVPPLTDAVGHLLEVGPVVRVGTKTGAVVEFAPADAAALRVLTDAPVRTSDIRALEHAAAAASPGAERAWLDGWLLRAAPGAGLATNSALPLEISASLGSMPAIVAWYDRRGLTPRLAVPDRLLPVSPGAASERTERVLVRDVGTVGRTDAAVALSARPGDACDGEAVSGAHPDGASARAAVTEATDGTRWVGLSGLRATDDGAASALCAALLAWGAERGATRGYLVVDGDDAPTPALGFRPHHRRRYFPARPGGWDTV; encoded by the coding sequence ATGATTGCGTGGCCGCCGCTTGGCACGCGGGTGGCGGTGCGCTACCGCCGCCCGGCGGGATCGGTTCCGCCGCTCACCGACGCGGTCGGGCACCTGCTGGAGGTCGGCCCCGTTGTGCGGGTGGGGACCAAGACGGGCGCCGTCGTCGAGTTCGCGCCCGCGGACGCGGCGGCCCTTCGGGTGCTGACCGACGCGCCGGTGCGCACCTCCGACATCCGTGCCCTCGAGCACGCGGCCGCGGCGGCCTCCCCCGGTGCCGAGCGGGCCTGGCTGGACGGCTGGCTGCTACGCGCCGCGCCCGGAGCGGGGTTGGCGACGAATTCCGCCCTGCCGCTTGAGATCTCCGCTTCGCTCGGCTCGATGCCGGCGATCGTCGCGTGGTACGACCGGCGCGGCCTGACGCCGCGGCTGGCCGTTCCCGACCGCCTCTTGCCCGTATCGCCCGGGGCGGCGAGCGAGCGCACCGAACGCGTGCTGGTGCGTGACGTGGGGACCGTAGGCCGGACGGACGCCGCCGTCGCACTGTCGGCCCGGCCGGGTGACGCCTGCGACGGCGAGGCGGTGTCCGGCGCGCATCCGGACGGGGCGTCCGCGCGGGCGGCGGTGACCGAGGCGACCGACGGCACCCGCTGGGTCGGACTCTCGGGGCTGCGGGCCACCGACGACGGGGCCGCGTCCGCGTTGTGCGCGGCCCTGCTGGCCTGGGGCGCGGAGCGTGGGGCCACGCGGGGTTACCTCGTTGTCGACGGCGATGACGCGCCCACCCCGGCGCTGGGCTTCCGGCCGCACCACCGCCGCCGTTACTTCCCGGCCAGGCCCGGTGGCTGGGATACCGTCTAG
- a CDS encoding DUF3263 domain-containing protein encodes MDSAMARVNRAGDDAEIADGLTRREHDILAFERQWWKYAGVKEDAIKELFSMSATRYYQVLNALVDRPEALAADPMLVKRLRRLRASRQKARAARRLGFEVT; translated from the coding sequence ATGGACAGCGCCATGGCGCGGGTAAATCGAGCGGGGGACGACGCTGAGATCGCCGATGGGCTCACCCGCCGCGAACACGACATCCTGGCGTTCGAGCGGCAGTGGTGGAAGTACGCCGGGGTCAAGGAAGACGCCATCAAAGAGCTGTTCTCGATGTCGGCGACGCGCTACTACCAGGTGCTGAACGCGCTCGTGGATCGGCCCGAGGCGCTGGCGGCCGATCCCATGCTGGTGAAGCGCTTGCGGCGGCTGCGTGCGAGCCGCCAGAAGGCGCGGGCGGCCCGCCGGCTCGGCTTCGAGGTCACCTGA